From a single Acidobacteriota bacterium genomic region:
- the yajC gene encoding preprotein translocase subunit YajC has translation MLHSLLASAQNPAASPLYTVLPLLIIVGIFYLLIWRPMKVRQKNHEALIAGLKNGDKIITAGGIYGVVSGLREHTLLIKVSDKVKLEVAKNSVASLQTGDSSDES, from the coding sequence ATGTTGCATTCACTATTGGCTTCGGCCCAGAATCCGGCCGCCAGCCCCCTTTACACCGTCCTGCCGCTGCTGATCATCGTGGGCATTTTCTACCTGCTGATCTGGCGTCCCATGAAAGTCCGTCAAAAGAATCACGAAGCCTTGATCGCCGGACTCAAAAACGGGGACAAGATCATTACCGCGGGAGGCATTTACGGCGTCGTATCGGGGTTGCGCGAGCACACCCTGCTCATCAAGGTGAGCGACAAGGTGAAGCTGGAGGTCGCCAAGAATTCGGTGGCTTCCTTACAGACCGGGGATAGCTCGGATGAGTCGTGA
- the secD gene encoding protein translocase subunit SecD: MNNLRNRIILIVAVIGVSIYLFYPLEETIKLGLDLKGGIHMVVEVMVDDALQEEVRQVADQVESALREENVIFGDVAFQEGSLDILVSGVEAGQGRLVEAELDRWSPSFSYSVRSSGGVRTYTLTPSGAYKNFTRRQAVSQARTVINRRIDTYGVSEPSVTVYGGGDVKRQIIIELPGVDDEQRVKDLITGTGKLELRLVHPELGGPYGSERDALAAFGDLMPSDYEVLPMREATQEGSRGYMVVRKVSVITGTHLKNARVVTDNFTGEPQVQFSLNADGVALFSRATRENVGGFLAIVLDDKIYSAPSIREEINTETALITGSYTQEEARDLAVTLKSGALPAEIQILETRTIGPSLGRDSIERGIQASLLGLVLVVVVMLVVYRFSGVNAVLCLVINFLILLGVLAYFRAALTLPGIAGMILTIGMAVDANILIFERIKEELRLKKSVRSAVDSGFGRVFLTIIDTNLTSLVAALFLFQFGTGPVKGFAVTLAVGLLANIFTAVFVSRTFFSILLRAREQDALSI, translated from the coding sequence ATGAACAACCTGCGTAACCGCATCATACTGATCGTGGCCGTGATTGGGGTATCGATCTATCTCTTCTACCCGCTGGAGGAGACCATCAAGCTGGGCCTCGACCTCAAGGGGGGCATCCACATGGTGGTTGAGGTGATGGTGGACGACGCCCTGCAAGAAGAGGTCAGACAGGTCGCCGACCAGGTGGAGTCGGCCCTGCGCGAAGAAAACGTCATTTTCGGGGATGTGGCCTTCCAGGAAGGCAGTCTCGACATCCTGGTCAGCGGAGTCGAAGCCGGCCAAGGCCGCCTGGTGGAAGCTGAACTGGACCGCTGGTCGCCATCCTTCTCCTACTCGGTGCGCAGCAGCGGAGGAGTGCGCACCTACACCCTGACGCCTTCGGGAGCCTACAAGAACTTCACTCGTCGCCAGGCCGTCTCCCAAGCCCGCACCGTCATCAACCGCCGCATCGACACCTATGGCGTGTCCGAGCCCTCGGTGACCGTCTATGGCGGCGGGGACGTCAAGCGTCAGATCATCATCGAGTTGCCGGGTGTGGACGACGAGCAACGCGTCAAAGACCTCATCACGGGTACCGGAAAGCTGGAGCTTCGCTTGGTCCACCCTGAATTGGGTGGCCCCTATGGAAGCGAAAGGGACGCCTTGGCGGCATTCGGCGACCTGATGCCCTCCGACTACGAGGTCCTTCCCATGCGTGAAGCGACTCAGGAGGGATCGCGCGGCTACATGGTGGTGCGCAAGGTTTCGGTCATCACCGGGACCCATCTCAAGAACGCCCGCGTGGTCACCGACAATTTCACCGGGGAGCCGCAAGTGCAGTTCTCCCTCAACGCTGACGGCGTGGCCCTTTTCTCCAGGGCCACCCGCGAGAATGTGGGGGGCTTCCTGGCCATCGTCCTGGACGACAAGATCTATTCCGCCCCCAGCATCCGCGAGGAGATCAATACTGAAACGGCCCTCATTACCGGAAGCTATACCCAGGAAGAGGCCCGCGATTTGGCGGTGACGCTCAAGAGCGGCGCCCTGCCGGCGGAAATCCAAATCCTGGAGACCCGCACCATCGGCCCCTCGCTGGGCCGGGACTCGATCGAGCGAGGCATCCAGGCCTCTCTGCTGGGATTGGTGCTGGTGGTGGTGGTGATGCTGGTCGTCTACCGTTTTTCCGGCGTCAACGCCGTCCTCTGCCTGGTCATCAACTTCCTTATTCTGCTGGGCGTGCTGGCCTACTTCCGGGCCGCCCTGACTCTGCCCGGCATCGCCGGAATGATCCTGACCATCGGTATGGCCGTGGACGCCAACATCCTTATCTTCGAGCGCATCAAGGAAGAATTGAGGCTCAAGAAATCGGTCCGTTCAGCCGTTGACTCGGGATTCGGACGCGTCTTTTTGACCATCATCGACACCAACCTGACCTCTCTGGTGGCGGCCCTGTTCCTCTTTCAGTTCGGGACCGGGCCCGTGAAAGGATTCGCGGTGACTTTGGCGGTCGGATTGTTGGCCAATATTTTTACCGCAGTCTTCGTCTCCCGCACCTTCTTCAGCATATTGCTGCGCGCCCGAGAGCAAGACGCGCTTTCGATTTAA
- a CDS encoding TonB family protein has protein sequence MFDNLLESSTETHEGRSSSSFLVSFVVHTIILALIIVIPLYWYDALPDTELLTFLAAPPPPPPPPPPPPPAAPPEPVQRKEVQVVRMDPDKFMAPTEIPEDIPAPDEDLPTLSSLQNLGTGVPGGVPGGVVGGVPGGVPGGVIGGAPTAPPPPPPPPKRKEPLKVGGSVLSSKLIRKVEPRYPELAKRARVQGVVFLKITVDESGSVSDIQVVRGHPLLDQAAIDAVRQWRYSPTLLNGEPVPVVATITVHFRLQ, from the coding sequence ATGTTCGACAATCTTCTGGAGTCCTCAACGGAGACTCATGAGGGGCGAAGTTCGAGTTCGTTCCTGGTCTCGTTCGTCGTTCACACCATCATCCTGGCACTGATCATCGTCATACCCCTTTACTGGTATGATGCTCTGCCGGATACGGAATTGCTGACGTTCTTGGCGGCACCTCCGCCACCTCCTCCTCCCCCCCCGCCTCCGCCCCCGGCTGCTCCGCCCGAACCGGTGCAGCGCAAGGAAGTGCAAGTGGTGCGAATGGACCCCGACAAGTTTATGGCGCCCACCGAAATCCCGGAAGACATACCGGCTCCCGATGAGGACCTGCCTACCCTCTCCAGCCTCCAGAATCTGGGCACCGGTGTTCCCGGCGGCGTGCCCGGCGGAGTCGTAGGCGGCGTTCCCGGCGGCGTTCCCGGCGGTGTGATTGGAGGCGCGCCCACGGCGCCGCCCCCGCCCCCGCCCCCGCCCAAGAGAAAAGAGCCGCTCAAAGTCGGTGGAAGCGTCCTGTCGTCCAAGCTCATCCGCAAGGTCGAACCGCGCTACCCCGAACTGGCCAAGAGAGCCCGCGTGCAAGGCGTGGTCTTCTTGAAGATCACGGTCGACGAGTCGGGCAGCGTAAGCGACATTCAAGTGGTGCGCGGCCATCCTCTGCTGGATCAGGCGGCCATCGACGCTGTGCGGCAGTGGCGTTATTCGCCTACTCTGTTGAACGGCGAACCGGTGCCTGTCGTCGCCACCATCACGGTACATTTCCGGCTTCAATAG
- the secF gene encoding protein translocase subunit SecF, which produces MELVKDPRINWLGMKWYFIIVSVLLVAAGAVALFGGQLVFGVDFTGGILVKVKFQDQPPLERIREAMGRQGFSGAAVSRIDEPSLNQVQVRIGLAEGSDESLELSRQTDLVLSALQQEFNPDAQGIDLNNASRTDLIEYFTGLDPALLENEQSEAETATNGPQEGPPGAVDAAQRMIDLRTANSGLISDFAQIEELGFGQELNDRLREDFFLGSYTVISSESVGPKVGNEMKERAQNAILFSLIGMLVYIWFRFQLIYGIAAIVALFHDVFITVGFFALFGKEVSLTVIAALLTLVGYSLNDTIVIFDRVRENSRLMRRRSLTSIINTSINQTLNRTILTSATFFMAALALYLLGGEALDGFSFALVVGVMVGTYSSVAIASPLVVWWDAVMEKRKAG; this is translated from the coding sequence ATGGAACTGGTTAAGGATCCAAGAATCAACTGGCTGGGAATGAAGTGGTATTTCATCATCGTGTCGGTCCTGCTGGTGGCTGCCGGCGCGGTTGCCCTCTTCGGCGGACAACTGGTCTTCGGCGTCGACTTCACCGGCGGCATCCTGGTCAAGGTCAAGTTTCAGGACCAGCCTCCCTTGGAGCGCATCCGCGAGGCCATGGGCCGGCAGGGTTTCAGCGGAGCCGCGGTAAGCCGCATCGACGAACCCTCTCTCAATCAAGTGCAGGTCCGCATCGGGTTGGCCGAGGGGTCGGACGAGAGTCTGGAGCTGAGCCGCCAGACCGACTTGGTCTTGAGTGCGTTGCAGCAGGAATTCAACCCGGACGCCCAGGGCATCGATCTCAACAACGCCTCCCGGACCGATCTGATCGAGTACTTTACGGGACTCGACCCTGCTCTGTTGGAAAACGAACAGTCCGAGGCCGAGACGGCCACCAACGGACCCCAGGAGGGCCCTCCGGGAGCGGTCGATGCGGCTCAGCGGATGATCGACCTGCGCACCGCCAACAGCGGCCTGATCAGCGATTTCGCCCAGATCGAGGAGCTGGGGTTCGGGCAGGAGTTGAACGACCGCCTGCGGGAGGACTTTTTCCTGGGCAGCTACACCGTTATCAGCAGCGAGAGCGTGGGTCCCAAGGTGGGAAACGAGATGAAAGAGCGGGCTCAGAACGCCATACTCTTCTCTCTCATCGGAATGCTGGTCTACATCTGGTTCCGCTTCCAGTTGATCTACGGCATCGCCGCCATCGTGGCCCTCTTCCACGACGTCTTCATTACGGTGGGCTTTTTCGCCCTCTTCGGCAAAGAAGTCTCCCTGACCGTCATCGCGGCCCTCTTGACCCTGGTGGGATACTCGCTCAACGACACCATCGTCATCTTCGACCGGGTGCGCGAGAACAGTCGCCTGATGCGGCGGCGAAGCTTGACCTCGATCATCAATACCAGCATCAATCAGACCCTCAACCGCACCATTCTCACCTCGGCCACGTTTTTCATGGCGGCGCTGGCGCTCTATCTGCTGGGAGGAGAGGCCTTGGACGGTTTCTCCTTCGCGCTGGTGGTTGGAGTCATGGTGGGAACCTATTCCTCGGTGGCCATCGCCAGCCCCCTGGTGGTTTGGTGGGATGCCGTGATGGAGAAGAGAAAAGCTGGCTGA